One window from the genome of [Mycobacterium] stephanolepidis encodes:
- the blaMAB gene encoding MAB family class A beta-lactamase → MISRRTVLIGGLSAVTLAAVGCSRSTDNQTSPSELASLEKDFGGRVGVFALDTGSGATLGHRANERFLMCSTVKTFIVSAILHRRLSEPGLLDKRIQYAQSDLMEWAPITSQHVAEGMTVSELCDATLRYSDNTGANLLIAQLGGPKQTEKFVRSLGDNVSRMDRTEDQLNIPDGDLDTSTPQQLVTNLRRLVLDEGLDAQGRDLLTDWLKRNTTGDQSIRAGVPTGWTVGDKTGSGFKGETNDIAVIWSTGRAPIVVAVLTVPDDPKSTQGKPTIAAATRIALKAFGA, encoded by the coding sequence ATGATCTCGCGTCGCACAGTGCTCATCGGCGGCTTGTCGGCAGTTACTCTGGCGGCTGTCGGTTGTTCACGAAGCACCGACAACCAAACTTCACCATCCGAACTCGCCTCCCTCGAAAAGGATTTCGGTGGACGTGTCGGCGTGTTCGCGCTGGACACCGGATCGGGTGCCACGCTGGGGCACCGGGCAAATGAACGCTTCCTGATGTGCTCCACGGTGAAGACCTTCATCGTGTCGGCCATCCTGCACCGCCGCCTGAGCGAACCGGGGCTGCTGGACAAGCGGATTCAGTACGCGCAGTCCGACCTCATGGAGTGGGCACCGATCACGTCCCAGCATGTGGCCGAGGGCATGACCGTCTCGGAACTGTGCGATGCGACCCTGCGCTACAGCGACAACACCGGCGCCAACCTGTTGATCGCGCAGCTCGGCGGCCCGAAGCAGACGGAGAAGTTCGTTCGAAGCCTGGGCGACAACGTCTCTCGCATGGATCGCACCGAAGATCAGCTGAACATCCCGGACGGCGATCTGGACACCTCGACCCCTCAGCAGCTGGTGACCAATCTGCGCAGGCTGGTGCTCGACGAGGGGCTCGACGCGCAGGGCCGCGATCTGCTCACCGACTGGTTGAAGCGCAACACCACCGGCGACCAGTCGATTCGGGCGGGAGTCCCGACCGGATGGACGGTCGGGGACAAGACCGGCAGCGGGTTCAAGGGCGAGACCAATGACATCGCGGTGATCTGGTCGACCGGGCGTGCGCCGATTGTCGTCGCCGTGCTGACGGTCCCCGATGATCCGAAGTCCACTCAGGGCAAGCCAACCATCGCCGCGGCCACCCGGATCGCGCTGAAGGCATTCGGCGCCTAG